The DNA region CACCTTCTTGACATACTCAGCAAAATGTAAGGAAGGTAAGAGGCCCGTGGAGGAGTGCCTCTCACCAAATGATCTCAGACAGTCCAATTAGACAGCCTGATATGTCTTCTTTCCTCTTAAATTTGGACCTGGAAAGATGTCATGTTGCAATTTCTGCAGCTCTCTTGTAATTGCAAAGGAATATCCAGTCCAAAAGGAGAGCCAACACAGCAAAAGTCAGAGATGAGAAATGAAGACTgaacaaaaaaaagtttctagTGAATTGCAGATCAAGTACACCCTGAAGCCAGATCTTCTCAAGTTTTTTTCACTTATTGAATTTTCATTCATTCTCAACTAAAAGAGCTCTGACTTATTTGGCATTTGACATACACTGTCTCATCAGGACAGCCCTGTAGAAGAGGCTTTCCTAACCATTATCCTGACATTCTTCATGAGAATCATGTGCATCAGAGGATTGACTTACTCCATATTACACAACAAAAAGAGCAGAACCATGTCTGCTGATAACAAACTCCATGCTCTTAACAGTTAAAGCATTAGCTTTCACTTTAGTGTTAGAATCATCAAAATTCACCCAGAATCACAATCTCTATCTATAACAGAGCATAGagaatatgcatttttataaGTTCTTGGATGATTTTGATGTAGGACTTATTAATCACTTATGAAACATTTGCCTTAGAAAGTGTGATTTCAAGGACACTGCTGTCAAAAGTTCTGATACAATGTCCTTATTAAAAAATCTTGCTTCTGGAAGAATACTACCTGAAGCCTTGTCAGTTATGTAAActgtaaaatcaaagaaaattctcTTCTGAGAAGACCTTTATAAGAGGTGGGAAAAGCTAGAAAGCACAAATTCCTGAGCTGgggaaagaaaatgtagaaatgaaACCTTAAAAGgtaaagggggagaaaagaaaaatcttgaagtACTAGTTTACCAATAAGCATCCAAGaagtttttcttaattaaatagtgtgtgtgtgtgtgtgtgtgtgtgtgtgtgtgtgtgtgtgtgtgtgtgttttaattttaggTACCAGTGTTCATATGTATAAGGAGATTTGagaatcttttgaaaaaaaaatacagacatctACTTGGTTTGCTAATTACAGCAGCTCATTGGACGTAAAGGAGAATGTTTAATTTAATTATTGACTTTGAACAGACATGTTGCCACTGATATTATAGCTAGATTAATTAACTGTTCAATGGTTATAGAGACAAAGAGAACACAGTGAGACCTACTTTCCATCAATATTTGGACATCCTTTTTTGCAGAATAGTCATGTAAGTTACATGtactattttataatattagCTTGCTTGCCTATCATGTCTTCAatccctctttttaaaatttaagtggaATATAACTTGTCCTTTGAAATACATACTATTCTTGCAAAATTCATAACTATTTATGTACATAATAGTCTACATAAGATGGTGTCCTTCAAGTGGAACCTAATACATATTGAGTCTTCCTTAAATTATTAAAAGCTGTATTACTTGAGTCTTTATCTGTAATAGTTCCAATCACATAATCACTGTGTATGGGCTAGAGTTAAATTTCCTGAAGAGGTAATgttaatttaagtttaaaattactCCAGAGAGTTTGTCTGTGGTCCCAAATGGCTGTAATGTTTTTAGCTTTGGACTAACATTGAGCTTAATGTATGATTTGATAATAATTCAGTTTATTATGAAAGTGAACATTTTACTAATGgacctttctttaaaaatcccATCTCCTCTCTCCACAACAGTTTGACAAGTAGACATTTGCTACTTTTGTTTGAACTGGTTTCTTGGGTACACCACCTCCTCGACCTTTTCATTTTTGCAGAAACATCTTGCTTTTCTTTGTAGCTGAACTCAGAAGCTAGGTTCTTTCAAATCTGTAAGAACTCAACACTGTAGCTGCGAACAATGAACACCTCTCAGCCATCTCAGCTGAGTACCTAACATCTCTGATTGGTGCCTTGGAATAGAAAAAGTATTGAGCCAGATGTGCAAAACATAATCCCACAGGCAAGAGCTTTTCAGAAGACTGATATGGTATTTCCATTATTTGTTCTAAATAGGTTGGAAATATAttacaattttaaagtttttatccaAGAGaacctcttgctttttcttttcaggtAAAAACTACACAATGAACATTTTGTATAATGGCAGGTTTAAATTGGATGAGAcattaaaggttttttttaacataatcCTTTTCTATGGATATTGTGTGAAAAGATGGCCTGGGAAATACTATCTGGGAACACAGAGGTCACTTGTAAGCAAACTTATAATAGTTCATAGACACTAAACAGATACACTTTAGCTTTCAAGTGTTACAGGGCATTTGAAGGCCTCTGAACCCTGCCCCCAACTCTGGTCCTGGAATTACTGCAAATTTTGTCttggaaaatacttttttatGCTTATCTTGCTGGGAAAATAAAGTCtagtaaaacaaaacatacaTCCTTCCAGGATGGAAATGTCCACTATTGAACAAagcatatgttttctcttatgcTGAAATCtgatttttgaatttcttttacacattgtcctctgcaacagttttaagAGATACCACCTCCCATCTTTTCTTGGGATCTAAATCAACAATTACTCAGTTCCCACAATAAATGTTAAGGTCATAAATGAGAGCAGACAGTACTTTGATCTATGAAAGATTGAAGTATTGTCTATTTTGTTGGCAACAGTGCAAACCAGGGTAGCATTGCTCCCTATTCATACTTACATGAgtgtttcctcttcctctttctcctcctcctccttcttccttccccttctttctccccccaccctctctccccctttctgtactaacaggattttctttttagaaaaataattaaaagtataattACTATCTTGGTAAAATTTTCAAAGATGATTTGAAAAGTGAAGCATAAGGTAATTAAGGCTGTgcttatgtaaaaaaaataaataatccactGAAACAGTAAAATTCAGAGGGCAGCCAGACTATTTGCAACAGCAtaatacatttgtttatttagttaaATATTACAACAATAACAGGTTAAGAGCACTAGATTTGTATCCTGTTAATAGGATTATGATCAAAATTTTGATTTGTAAATTTAACTCTTCTTAGCCattaaaaatccattttccaAAAGAGTGATAATATAGGTTATTATTAAGGGACAAATTTAAACTCTGATTTATGATCAAAAGCATATTTGTTCATTAGTTTAAACAAAACAGAGACATTTTAACTCTTGGTTACTGCTTTCAGAAAAGCACAATGTTCTTGAAGCAAATATACATGACATATCTTTTTCAGTAGTGAGTTCAACCATTGTGTATTATGTCAATGACAGAACCTGAGAATCGCAGATTTATTATCTCCGGATCATTGCATCACACTCTGGTTTACTTaaacaatcaagaaaaaaaaacacacatgtaTTTAGTGCCTACTATGTACAAGCCTGAATAATAAAGCAGTAcaagaaatacaaagaagtaaAACTATTGGTCCTTGCCCTGCTCTTTCCAATGCTGTTGGTAAGATTAAACATAGACACAAATTATTCCACTTCCAATGTCCTCAAAAGTAGTGATTATTTTAACTGAACTGTATCTCAGAATCTCCTCTGAGGGAACCTAGAAGAAGCAGAGACATCCCCAGCAGTGATGAAAGTCTCTGAATTAGATCTCTCAGCTTCAGGCTTGAGGGCTTCTTGGACCCCTGAAACTGAAAGTGTTCCAGCCAGTCTCACACCTGTCACTGTTCGGTGGCTGTACTTGAAATTGTTTCTTGGACTCCACAGAGGAGCAAGGTGaacaaatatacacatatattatgtgcatacacatacatacacacatacatacactggAATCACATACAGGGTGATGtttcccatatatatatatatttcccggAAAGCTAGGAGTTCAGGACATTTGAATCTGAATGGAGAAGAGACTAACTcacattgtcatttttttaaaaaaaaatattatgataaaACAAGATAccacaataagaaaaatatgaaaaatctcCAAACTCCACTGGACGCAGGCAAAAGTAGAAAGGCTACCAGAAAAGACAAAAGCgcctttcagagaggagatgttgagagggccctggagaagggagggagcTTTCCTCCACTCCTGCTCCACTACGAATCTTAGGGTCCTCAAGAAGAGCCTCCCGAtagggaagaaagggaaagcagaaacacattttccaacaccgagaataaataaataaataaataattccgTTAAACAGGAAAATAACTTATTAGGCACCGCCTGAAAAGCAGCAGCCCTGAGGggcggcgggggtggggtgggggtgagggggttACTCTGCAGAGAGCCTGCACGCAACTGCAGCGGGGCCAGCTTTGTGAACAAGGCTCTTAAGTTGCCACCCTAGGTCTTGGCCCCGGTGCCTGATCTTCTACGTAAACTAGAGTAGGAAACCGAATCTGATATTATTTTAGGTAGGCTACTCCAGAAACTTGAGCAAGGtagaaagaaaagtgaagttTGCTGCTGCGCTTTCAAGCAGTCCCTTAGAAAGTGCGCTGGCTCTGCTCAGCCTAACGCAGATGCGTGTAGCCCAGGGGCGCCCAGCGTTAGCTCTTAGAAACCGGTTCTGAGTCTGGCGTGAGGGTGGCTTCTGTGACACCCCCACCCTATCCCTAAGTTAGGAAGCTTCGACAAATTCCTCTCTTCCTTTACTTCCCAGCTCCGTTTTGCTCCAGAGGGGTTTGGATGTAGATGCGTGAACGCTGGGTTTCAAGCACAGGATCTATTTCACTAAGCACCGGGCTCTGCTCTGGATGAAGTGGGAGTGGTGGAGGGGCCAAAGCAAGTATGAGCCTTCACCGAAAAGTAGGTGGAAAGACTATCAATTTAGTTCATTCCCAAGTCCTACGTCCCTTAAAGTAAGGTTGCGCAAAGGAAGAGCGGTGGTAATTCCGGACATTTTGCTAGCTGCACCGGCAGACTGCCCAGCTGACCTGCGCGGCAGGAAAGGGCTGAAAGCGAACTGGGAACTCACCCCTAGGGAAATCCGTGGTAGTAACCGTGGCTCCTTAAACAAATAATGGCTAGAGGGGCTGAGGAATAGACTGAATTGGCAACGTTAATGAGTTCGTGATCTGCGTGAGCCAGACGGAGAGGAAGGATTTAAGTTATAGGGTGTGAAGAACAGAAGGACACGGAGCAGCAAATATAGTGGAGCAAAGGGCCAAAAGTGGGAGACGGAGAAGAGCATCTGAAAGCTTTCTCAGTTTCTAAGCTAAACTCTGAATGCAACCTTATTTGCACAGCTTTCCTGGTTCCTTCCACTACCCCCAAGTTACTCCCAGCGCACCTTGGCGCCCTAGATGACATCCCCTCATACCCAGTCTCCCCTACTCgtccttccccaccccccttTGGCGAGGGCCCCTGAGTGGCCCCAGCTCAAAGAGTCGTGATCCGGGAAGTGCAGGTGCCATTACGAAAGACACCACCGGACTCCAGGTTCTCAGGCTGAAAGTCCTCGACGCTGTAGGCTCTGCTTTTGAGGGCAGTGGCATAGTAGTCGACTGGCTCCTCGGCTGCGTTGTCCATCCAGCTGAGGCACAAGATGCGCTGGAAAGAGCGCTTGAAGTTGTCCGAGAGGAAACCATAAAGTATGGGATTGGCGCAGCTGTTGGCGTAGCCAAGGATGACCGACAACTGGCTCACCGTGGCGTCGTCCTGCTCAGCGAACACATTGACCAGCTGCACCACGTAGAAAGGCATCCAGCATATGACAAACACCATCACGACCATCATcaccattaaagtgattttgcGCTCCGAGCGTTTGCGCTGCTGCCAGCCGGCCTTGAGGGCCACCATGCGCATCTTAGCGATAATGAGCACATAGCACAGGCAGATAGCCCCGACGGGCAGCAGGAAGCCCATAAGAAATGTATACAACACGAAACCCACCAACCAGCGCTGGGCAGGCTCAGGCATGAGCATGTTGCAGGCCACCGTACCATCGCTGTTGGCCGCGGTGCGTGAGAAGACCACAATGGGCAAGATGACAAGCAGAGATAGTACCCACACGCCCAGGTTCACCACTTTGGCCACTGTGGGGCGGCGGTAGCGGGCTGCTTTGATGGGGTGCACCACGGCCACATAGCGGTCCACACTGAGTACAGTCAGACAGTAGATGCTGGTGAACATGTTGACCGCATCCACGCTGAGCACGAGGCGGCAGAGCAGGGCGCCGAAAGGCCAGTGGCGCAACAACGTGGAGGTGACCAAAAAGGGCACGCTGAGCATGAGCAGCTCATCAGCAATGGCCAGGTTTAGGATGTAGATGTTGGTGGCCGTCTTCATTTTGGCGTAGCGCAGGATCACGTAGATGACCATGGAGTTCCCACACAGCCCCACCAGGCACACCACGGAGTAGATGAAAGAGATGAGAATTGCGCTCCCCTGGCCCTCGCTTAAGGTCCCATTCTGGGACGCGTTTCGCCCTGGCTCCTCCATGCCGTCCGCAGAGCCAGCCCCGGGGCCCCTGCCGCAGCCGCCTGCGCTGCAGCTGCCCGGGCTGGGGctaggagaggaggaagaagaggaggcgGTGCCATTGGGGAACATGCCAGCTGAGGGGGGCCGCTGGGGCTGCCGGCGCTGGGGCGCTCTGCTGGAGTCCCCGCCGCCTGCGCCCTCCCTCGGTACCCGGTAGCTTTCCAGCAGCCTACTGTCACCGGGAACCTCAGGGTTGAGCGCAGCAGCTGCGGGGAGCGCGGCTCCTACCAGCGCCTGCTCGGCGCATCGCCTAGCGGTTGCCTGCCTGAGCGCTGCCTCTTGCTGCTTCTGGGCGCCTGGGCACACCGGAGTGTGGAGAACAGAGGCCAAGAGGCTTCACAGCCATTAACTGGCGCGGCTCTGGGCTGGTGAATGATTAATAGGCACCACCAGCGCGTCAGCAGTTAcgaaaagggaggagggagggaggagggcagttAGGTGGTTTGTTCCCCCTCCcccaatttttttcccttcccagtGTTTCTCAGGTTCAACTCGAGCTGTTGCTTCGGGGTTTCCTCGCAACACCTTTACCCATCCCTCAGAACGACCTGGGAAGTGTCTCTGCCTTCCTAGAGGGCAAGTAGGAGTCAAAGGTATAGTGTTGGTCCCATCCCACCTCACTCCTACCCAAAGCAAAGACTGAAGCGAACCCCAAACATGGATGTCTGGATTTCATCTCAGTTTCCTTCAGTTGCTGACATCTCCTGGGGGAACACCAATTCCCTTAATGTCGCGGGGCCCGGGACCCTAAGCCCTCACCTCCCGCCACCGCTTGCCCTGCCCTTCAGACCTGCAGCTTAAGCTCGCAGTCTCCGTCCCAGAGCGCTCTCTCTCCAGACCGACGCGAAGACGCCCGGTGCAAAGTGCACGTGTGGTCCGGTAGCGCGCAGACGTTCTTTGCGCAGTCCAACTCTCTTTGGGCCCAACCCCGCACAAGAGCCCACGCAAATACTCTTAGAGTGGTAGAAACTGACTCTGAGCCGCTAGCATTAAGAGCAGGAAGAAACACAATTGGTGTGTTAGGGGATTCTGATCTATAACACAGCAGGCAATTCCTCGCCGGCAGGAGTGTAAGGGGTCCGAGTGAAACACAGCGAATCATTTAGTAAATGTTATAGTGCCCAGAGCTCCCCGCGTTTCCCATAGGAATATCGACTGCAGAAACTGGGACGCGCCAGGGAGCTCAGGAGGAGCCTGAGGCTCCCTCCGGAACGTGCCAGGCACGGTATTGGAAATCCATCTAGGTGTTCACTGGAGAAAGATAAGCCTGTGCTGCTCAGAGCCGCTCCGCCCATGTCCCGGTTGTACTTTGTACCCTGGAGAATTGGCGGGCGGGGCTGGGAGAAAGAGAGCGGAAAGGCCTGGGTCTGAGGGAACCCAGCTCCATTAAATCCACGATGGGCCGTCTGAGCAGCTGACCAGACTATCTTCGTCCCAAGATCCGCGGGACAGCAGCCGGGTTTTCCCAGGAAGTATTAGGAAATACTAGTGTATTTCATGTGACTAAAC from Ictidomys tridecemlineatus isolate mIctTri1 chromosome 5, mIctTri1.hap1, whole genome shotgun sequence includes:
- the Sstr1 gene encoding somatostatin receptor type 1 isoform X1, with the translated sequence MFPNGTASSSSSSPSPSPGSCSAGGCGRGPGAGSADGMEEPGRNASQNGTLSEGQGSAILISFIYSVVCLVGLCGNSMVIYVILRYAKMKTATNIYILNLAIADELLMLSVPFLVTSTLLRHWPFGALLCRLVLSVDAVNMFTSIYCLTVLSVDRYVAVVHPIKAARYRRPTVAKVVNLGVWVLSLLVILPIVVFSRTAANSDGTVACNMLMPEPAQRWLVGFVLYTFLMGFLLPVGAICLCYVLIIAKMRMVALKAGWQQRKRSERKITLMVMMVVMVFVICWMPFYVVQLVNVFAEQDDATVSQLSVILGYANSCANPILYGFLSDNFKRSFQRILCLSWMDNAAEEPVDYYATALKSRAYSVEDFQPENLESGGVFRNGTCTSRITTL
- the Sstr1 gene encoding somatostatin receptor type 1 isoform X2, giving the protein MEEPGRNASQNGTLSEGQGSAILISFIYSVVCLVGLCGNSMVIYVILRYAKMKTATNIYILNLAIADELLMLSVPFLVTSTLLRHWPFGALLCRLVLSVDAVNMFTSIYCLTVLSVDRYVAVVHPIKAARYRRPTVAKVVNLGVWVLSLLVILPIVVFSRTAANSDGTVACNMLMPEPAQRWLVGFVLYTFLMGFLLPVGAICLCYVLIIAKMRMVALKAGWQQRKRSERKITLMVMMVVMVFVICWMPFYVVQLVNVFAEQDDATVSQLSVILGYANSCANPILYGFLSDNFKRSFQRILCLSWMDNAAEEPVDYYATALKSRAYSVEDFQPENLESGGVFRNGTCTSRITTL